One Bradyrhizobium sp. ISRA464 genomic window carries:
- the shc gene encoding squalene--hopene cyclase, with protein MLSRDHGVTVDPVALQNSISRATEALLAHRQSDGHWVFELEADSTIPAEYVLLRHYLGEPVDAELEAKIANYLRRVQGAHGGWPLVHDGPFDMSASVKSYFALKMIGDSVDAPHMVRAREAIRSRGGASGSNVFTRFLLALFGVVSWRATPVLPVEIMLLPMWSPFHINKISYWARTTMVPLMVLAALKPRAKNPKGVGIDELFLKDPQSVRMAPKAPHQSASWFYLFRSLDAVLRVVEPMFPKSLRRRAIDAALAFTEERLNGEDGMGAIYPPMANIIMMYDALGKDEHYPPRATTRRGLDKLLVIGEHEAYCQPCVSPVWDTALACHALEEVGGEDAFTKAKQGLDWLKPRQVLELKGDWVVKAPNVRPGGWAFQYNNDHYPDLDDTAVVVMAMDRARRHTGTKEYDAAIARGREWIEGLQSRDGGWAAFDVNNLEYYLNNIPFSDHGALLDPPTEDVTARCISMLGQLGETVETSKSMADGVAYLRRTQLAEGSWYGRWGLNYIYGTWSVLSALNVAGIDRNDPMIRKAVDWLVSVQNQDGGWGEDAVSYRLDYKGYEVAPSTSSQTAWALLGLMAAGEVENPAVARGVEYLKATQTEKGLWDEQRYTATGFPRVFYLRYHGYSKFFPLWAMARYRNLRSTNSRVVGVGM; from the coding sequence ATGCTTTCGAGAGATCACGGCGTAACAGTCGACCCGGTCGCGCTGCAGAACAGTATCTCCAGGGCGACAGAGGCGTTGCTCGCTCATCGCCAGTCCGACGGACACTGGGTGTTCGAGCTGGAGGCCGACAGTACCATTCCGGCCGAATACGTTCTGCTGCGCCACTATCTCGGCGAACCGGTCGACGCCGAGCTCGAAGCCAAGATCGCAAACTATCTGCGTCGCGTGCAGGGCGCTCACGGCGGCTGGCCGTTGGTGCATGATGGTCCGTTCGACATGAGCGCCAGCGTGAAGTCGTACTTCGCGCTGAAGATGATCGGTGATTCCGTCGATGCGCCGCACATGGTGCGGGCGCGCGAGGCGATCCGTTCGCGCGGTGGTGCGTCGGGCAGTAACGTCTTCACGCGCTTCCTGCTCGCGCTGTTCGGCGTCGTGTCGTGGCGCGCAACGCCGGTATTGCCGGTCGAGATCATGCTGCTGCCGATGTGGTCGCCGTTCCACATCAACAAGATCTCCTACTGGGCGCGCACCACCATGGTGCCGCTGATGGTGCTCGCCGCGCTGAAGCCGCGTGCGAAGAATCCGAAGGGCGTCGGCATCGACGAATTATTCCTCAAGGATCCGCAATCGGTCCGCATGGCGCCGAAGGCGCCGCATCAGAGCGCGTCCTGGTTCTATCTGTTCCGGTCGCTCGACGCGGTGCTGCGCGTGGTCGAGCCGATGTTTCCGAAGAGCCTGCGCCGGCGCGCGATCGACGCCGCGCTCGCCTTCACCGAGGAGCGGCTGAACGGCGAAGACGGCATGGGCGCGATCTATCCGCCGATGGCCAACATCATCATGATGTACGACGCGCTCGGCAAGGACGAACACTATCCGCCGCGCGCCACCACGCGCCGTGGGCTCGACAAGTTGCTCGTGATCGGCGAGCACGAGGCCTATTGCCAGCCCTGCGTTTCGCCGGTGTGGGATACCGCTCTGGCCTGCCACGCGCTCGAGGAGGTGGGCGGCGAGGACGCCTTTACCAAGGCGAAGCAGGGACTCGACTGGCTGAAGCCGCGCCAGGTGCTCGAGCTGAAGGGCGATTGGGTGGTGAAGGCGCCGAACGTTCGTCCCGGCGGCTGGGCGTTCCAGTACAACAACGACCATTATCCGGATCTCGATGATACGGCCGTGGTCGTGATGGCGATGGACCGCGCGCGGCGGCACACGGGGACCAAGGAATACGACGCGGCGATCGCGCGCGGCCGCGAATGGATCGAGGGGCTGCAGAGCCGCGACGGCGGGTGGGCTGCATTCGACGTCAACAACCTCGAATACTACCTCAACAACATCCCGTTCTCCGATCACGGCGCGCTGCTCGATCCGCCGACCGAGGACGTCACCGCGCGCTGCATTTCGATGCTGGGGCAGCTTGGCGAGACGGTAGAGACCAGCAAGTCGATGGCCGACGGCGTCGCCTATCTGCGCCGGACCCAGCTCGCGGAAGGGTCTTGGTACGGCCGCTGGGGACTGAACTACATCTACGGCACCTGGTCGGTATTATCCGCGCTAAATGTCGCAGGCATCGATCGCAACGATCCGATGATTCGAAAGGCGGTCGACTGGCTGGTGTCTGTCCAGAATCAGGACGGTGGCTGGGGCGAGGACGCCGTCAGCTACCGGCTGGATTACAAGGGCTATGAGGTCGCGCCGTCCACGTCTTCGCAAACGGCATGGGCTTTGCTTGGACTGATGGCGGCCGGAGAAGTCGAAAATCCGGCCGTTGCCCGCGGGGTGGAGTACCTAAAGGCAACACAGACGGAAAAAGGACTCTGGGACGAGCAGCGATACACAGCTACGGGGTTTCCGCGCGTATTTTACTTGCGATATCATGGCTACTCGAAATTCTTTCCGCTCTGGGCAATGGCGCGGTATCGGAATTTGAGAAGCACCAATAGCAGGGTGGTAGGGGTCGGAATGTGA
- the hpnE gene encoding hydroxysqualene dehydroxylase HpnE: MQKTVHIIGAGISGLSAAVRLANAGYRVAVHEATQQAGGRCRSYFDAATNLTIDNGNHLLLSGNSHALSYARSIGTVAGLVGPKRAQFPFVDLATGLRWQLDLGDSRLPLWVFDEARRVPDTGLRDYLALAPLAWAGTEALVGNTIPCKGTLYDRLVQPLLLAALNVDPPEGSAGLAGAIVRETLLAGGQACRPLIARDGLSSVLIEPAVKLLQERGNSVQFSHELRALGMSGDHVGELDFGGGDKIALAADDAVVLAVPPRAAAALLPGLKTPSKFRAIVNAHFRIDPPSDAVPILGVVGGLVEWLFAFPQRLSVTISNGDRLVDMPREELAQAIWRDICKASGVSGELPPWQIVRERRATFEATPEQNALRPGPATAQRNLFLAGDWTATGLPATIEGSVRSGDRAADLVLARR, from the coding sequence ATGCAAAAGACCGTTCATATCATCGGCGCCGGTATCTCCGGCCTGTCAGCGGCCGTGCGGCTCGCCAATGCCGGTTACAGGGTGGCTGTCCATGAAGCGACGCAGCAGGCCGGCGGCCGCTGCCGCTCCTATTTCGACGCTGCCACCAATCTCACCATCGACAACGGCAACCATCTCCTGCTGTCGGGCAACAGTCATGCGCTGAGCTACGCGCGCTCGATCGGCACCGTGGCCGGACTCGTCGGACCGAAACGCGCGCAGTTTCCGTTCGTCGACCTCGCGACCGGCCTGCGCTGGCAACTCGATCTCGGCGACTCACGGCTGCCGCTCTGGGTGTTCGACGAGGCGCGCCGCGTCCCGGACACGGGCCTGCGCGACTATCTCGCGCTGGCGCCGCTGGCCTGGGCAGGTACCGAGGCGCTGGTCGGCAACACCATCCCCTGCAAGGGCACACTGTATGACCGTCTGGTGCAGCCGTTGCTGCTGGCTGCGCTCAACGTCGATCCCCCGGAAGGCTCGGCCGGACTCGCCGGCGCCATCGTGCGCGAGACGCTGCTGGCGGGCGGGCAGGCCTGCCGTCCGCTGATCGCGCGCGACGGCCTGAGCTCGGTGCTGATCGAGCCCGCCGTGAAGCTGCTGCAGGAGCGAGGCAACAGCGTCCAGTTCAGCCATGAGCTGCGCGCGCTCGGCATGTCCGGCGATCACGTCGGCGAGCTCGACTTCGGCGGCGGCGACAAGATCGCGCTGGCGGCCGACGATGCCGTCGTGCTCGCGGTGCCGCCGCGCGCCGCCGCGGCGCTGCTGCCCGGCCTCAAGACGCCTTCGAAATTCCGCGCCATCGTGAACGCGCATTTCCGCATCGATCCGCCGAGCGATGCTGTGCCCATTCTCGGTGTCGTCGGCGGGCTCGTCGAATGGCTGTTCGCGTTCCCGCAGCGGCTGTCGGTGACAATCAGCAACGGCGACCGCCTGGTCGACATGCCGCGCGAGGAGCTCGCGCAAGCGATCTGGCGGGATATCTGCAAGGCGTCCGGCGTTTCCGGCGAATTGCCGCCCTGGCAGATCGTGCGCGAGCGCCGTGCCACATTTGAGGCGACCCCGGAGCAGAATGCCCTGCGTCCGGGCCCTGCGACTGCGCAAAGAAACCTGTTCCTTGCCGGCGACTGGACTGCTACCGGTTTGCCGGCAACCATCGAGGGATCGGTGCGGTCGGGTGATCGCGCCGCCGATCTGGTTCTTGCCAGGCGCTAG
- the hpnH gene encoding adenosyl-hopene transferase HpnH, translating into MAIPFFKEIRIGGYLMKQKLLGRKRYPLVLMLEPLFRCNLACVGCGKIDYPDAILNRRMTAQECWDAADECGAPMVAIPGGEPLIHKEIGEIVRGLVARKKFVSLCTNALLLEKKLDLFEPSPYLFFSVHLDGLKDHHDKAVSQKGVFDRAVSAIKAAKARGFTVNVNATIFDGHPAEEIAKFLDFTTELGVGVSMSPGYAYERAPDQEHFLNRTKTKKLFRDVFALGKGKKWNFMHSGLFLDFLAGNQSYECTPWGMPARNIFGWQKPCYLLGEGYAKTFKELMETTDWDSYGTGKYEKCANCMAHCGYEPTAATAALSNPLKAMWVALRGIKTTGPMAPEIDLSKQRPAQYIFSEQVQKKLSEIRRDEALAAQQKAAAAAQKASTAA; encoded by the coding sequence ATGGCTATACCGTTCTTCAAGGAAATCCGTATCGGCGGCTACCTGATGAAGCAGAAGCTGCTTGGCCGCAAGCGTTATCCGCTCGTGCTGATGCTGGAGCCGCTGTTCCGCTGCAACCTCGCCTGCGTCGGCTGCGGCAAGATCGATTATCCGGATGCGATCCTCAACCGTCGCATGACCGCACAGGAATGCTGGGACGCGGCCGACGAATGCGGCGCGCCGATGGTGGCGATTCCCGGCGGCGAACCGCTGATCCACAAGGAGATCGGCGAAATCGTGCGCGGCCTCGTCGCGCGCAAGAAGTTCGTCTCGCTGTGCACCAACGCGCTACTGCTGGAGAAGAAGCTCGATCTGTTCGAGCCGTCGCCCTATTTGTTCTTCTCGGTGCATCTCGACGGCCTGAAGGACCACCACGACAAGGCGGTGTCGCAGAAGGGCGTGTTCGACCGCGCCGTCTCCGCGATCAAGGCGGCGAAGGCCCGTGGCTTCACCGTCAACGTCAACGCCACGATCTTCGACGGCCATCCGGCCGAGGAGATCGCCAAGTTCCTCGACTTCACCACCGAGCTCGGCGTCGGCGTCTCGATGTCGCCGGGCTATGCCTATGAGCGTGCGCCGGACCAGGAGCACTTCCTCAACCGCACCAAGACCAAGAAGCTGTTCCGCGACGTCTTTGCGCTCGGCAAGGGCAAGAAGTGGAACTTCATGCACTCCGGCCTGTTCCTCGACTTCCTCGCCGGCAACCAATCCTACGAATGCACGCCTTGGGGCATGCCGGCGCGCAACATCTTCGGCTGGCAGAAGCCCTGCTATCTACTCGGCGAAGGCTACGCCAAGACCTTCAAGGAGCTGATGGAGACCACCGACTGGGATTCCTACGGCACTGGCAAGTACGAGAAGTGCGCCAACTGCATGGCGCATTGCGGCTACGAGCCCACCGCCGCCACTGCGGCGCTGAGCAACCCGCTGAAGGCGATGTGGGTGGCGCTGCGCGGCATCAAGACCACCGGCCCGATGGCGCCCGAGATCGACCTCTCCAAGCAGCGTCCGGCCCAGTATATCTTCTCGGAGCAGGTCCAGAAGAAGCTCTCGGAGATCCGTCGCGACGAAGCGCTCGCTGCCCAGCAAAAGGCCGCGGCTGCCGCGCAGAAGGCCTCCACGGCCGCGTAA
- the ispH gene encoding 4-hydroxy-3-methylbut-2-enyl diphosphate reductase, translating into MEVFLAQPRGFCAGVVRAIEIVERALEKYGPPVYVRHEIVHNKHVVESLKKKGAIFVEDLSEVPPKSVTVFSAHGVARSVEEEAEARDLPVLNATCPLVTKVHNQGKRYIAKGRTLILIGHAGHPEVEGTMGQVPGPVFLVQSVEDVAELILPAGTPVAYITQTTLSVDDTKDIITALQAKFTDIQGPDIRDICYATQNRQSAVRDLSKLVDVILVVGAANSSNSNRLREIGTEVGVASYLIADGSELNPDWLKDAKAVGITAGASAPEVLVDDVIEALRRIGPVTVSVLPGREENIEFRLPAELTAG; encoded by the coding sequence ATGGAAGTTTTTCTTGCCCAGCCGCGCGGCTTTTGCGCGGGCGTCGTGCGTGCCATCGAGATCGTGGAACGTGCGCTCGAGAAGTATGGCCCGCCGGTCTATGTCCGCCACGAGATCGTTCACAACAAGCACGTGGTCGAAAGCCTGAAGAAGAAGGGCGCGATCTTCGTCGAAGACCTGTCGGAAGTGCCGCCCAAGTCGGTGACCGTGTTCAGCGCCCATGGCGTGGCCAGGAGCGTCGAAGAAGAGGCTGAGGCCCGCGACCTGCCGGTGCTCAATGCCACCTGCCCGCTCGTCACCAAGGTCCACAACCAGGGCAAGCGCTACATCGCCAAGGGCCGCACCCTGATCCTGATCGGCCATGCCGGCCATCCCGAGGTCGAGGGAACCATGGGGCAGGTTCCCGGGCCGGTTTTCCTGGTCCAGAGCGTCGAGGACGTGGCTGAACTGATCCTGCCGGCCGGTACTCCGGTAGCGTACATCACGCAGACCACCCTGTCCGTCGACGACACCAAGGACATAATCACGGCTCTTCAGGCAAAATTTACAGATATTCAAGGCCCAGACATCCGGGATATCTGCTATGCGACACAGAACCGCCAATCTGCGGTAAGGGACCTGAGCAAACTCGTCGACGTCATATTGGTGGTGGGGGCTGCCAATAGTTCCAATTCAAACAGGCTTCGCGAAATCGGCACCGAGGTCGGCGTCGCGAGTTACCTTATTGCCGATGGAAGCGAGCTCAACCCGGATTGGCTGAAGGATGCGAAGGCCGTCGGCATCACGGCGGGCGCCTCGGCGCCCGAAGTTCTGGTCGACGACGTGATCGAGGCCCTGAGGCGAATCGGACCGGTTACGGTCTCGGTGCTCCCGGGCCGGGAAGAGAACATCGAATTCCGGCTACCAGCCGAACTGACTGCAGGCTGA
- the hpnD gene encoding presqualene diphosphate synthase HpnD → MSVEAAANANYGSTASGSSFYAAMRILPRAQREAMFQIYSFCRQVDDIADSDGPRPERLAALQQWRDDIDALYAGNPPPRLADYVASVKTFGLKREDFVAIVDGMEMDVPQDIRAPDLATLDLYCDRVASAVGRLSVRVFGLPEDDGIELAHHLGRALQLTNILRDIDEDAGLGRLYLPREWLWHAGITNNDPARVIADRALPKVCVPLAERAKMHFQKADEIMKRNSRRAVRAPRIMSKYYRAILDLLIARGFAAPRAPVRVSKAAKIGILLRYAII, encoded by the coding sequence ATGAGCGTCGAGGCGGCGGCCAACGCAAATTACGGAAGCACCGCGTCCGGCAGCTCGTTCTACGCCGCGATGCGCATCCTGCCGCGCGCGCAGCGCGAGGCGATGTTCCAGATCTACAGCTTCTGCCGCCAGGTCGACGACATCGCCGATTCCGACGGCCCGCGGCCGGAGCGCCTGGCCGCGCTCCAGCAATGGCGCGACGACATCGATGCGCTTTACGCCGGCAACCCGCCGCCGCGGCTTGCGGACTACGTCGCCTCGGTGAAGACCTTCGGGCTGAAACGCGAGGATTTCGTCGCGATCGTCGACGGCATGGAAATGGACGTGCCGCAGGATATCCGTGCGCCCGATCTTGCGACGCTCGATCTCTATTGCGACCGTGTCGCGAGCGCCGTGGGCCGGCTGTCGGTGCGCGTATTCGGCCTGCCCGAGGATGACGGCATCGAGCTCGCCCATCATCTCGGCCGCGCGCTGCAGCTCACCAACATCCTGCGCGACATCGACGAGGATGCCGGCCTCGGTCGCCTCTATCTGCCGCGCGAATGGCTGTGGCACGCCGGCATCACCAACAACGATCCGGCCCGTGTCATCGCCGACCGGGCGCTGCCGAAGGTGTGCGTGCCGCTCGCCGAGCGCGCCAAGATGCATTTCCAGAAGGCGGACGAGATCATGAAGCGCAATTCGCGCCGCGCGGTGCGCGCGCCGCGGATCATGTCGAAATACTACCGCGCAATCCTCGATCTGCTGATTGCGCGCGGCTTTGCCGCCCCGCGCGCGCCGGTCCGTGTGTCCAAGGCCGCCAAGATCGGCATCCTTCTTCGTTACGCGATCATCTGA
- a CDS encoding phosphorylase produces MGSRIDPRPVLIVTGLVQEARIAAGPGMIVICSSSDPQQLRALLATLDPTTFRGVISFGVAGGLDPSLKSGDVVVATEVMSGDTRFLAASALNEEMIASAALKRRRIVRGGLAGVEQVVVARACKAALRSITGAAAVDMESHIAAAYADKAGIPFAALRVISDPAHRALPELAKSAVKPNGDIDLRKVLRGIVRNPRTLRALVSTGIDFNRALRSLRGCRGFLLGNDVLAPVEDVLITAKAA; encoded by the coding sequence GTGGGCAGCAGAATTGATCCTCGGCCGGTATTGATTGTGACTGGATTGGTGCAGGAGGCCCGCATTGCGGCGGGTCCCGGCATGATCGTGATCTGCAGTTCCAGCGATCCGCAGCAACTGCGCGCATTGCTGGCGACACTGGATCCAACAACATTCCGCGGCGTGATTTCGTTCGGCGTGGCCGGCGGGCTCGATCCGTCGCTCAAATCGGGCGACGTCGTGGTCGCGACCGAGGTGATGTCCGGCGATACGCGCTTCCTGGCGGCGTCCGCGCTGAACGAGGAGATGATCGCCAGCGCCGCGCTGAAGCGCCGCAGGATCGTGCGCGGTGGGCTCGCAGGCGTGGAGCAGGTCGTCGTGGCTCGGGCCTGCAAGGCCGCGCTACGCTCGATCACAGGGGCGGCCGCGGTCGACATGGAGAGCCATATCGCTGCGGCCTATGCCGATAAGGCGGGCATTCCATTTGCCGCGCTGCGCGTGATCAGCGATCCGGCGCACCGGGCGCTGCCCGAACTGGCCAAGTCCGCGGTGAAGCCGAACGGCGATATCGACCTGCGCAAGGTGCTGCGCGGCATCGTGCGCAATCCGCGGACGCTGCGCGCGCTGGTGTCGACGGGGATCGACTTCAACCGCGCGTTGCGCTCGCTGCGCGGTTGCCGCGGCTTCCTGCTAGGAAACGACGTGCTGGCTCCGGTGGAGGACGTTCTGATTACGGCGAAGGCGGCCTGA